The Doryrhamphus excisus isolate RoL2022-K1 chromosome 1, RoL_Dexc_1.0, whole genome shotgun sequence genome includes a window with the following:
- the LOC131138820 gene encoding retinol dehydrogenase 8-like, translated as MASPGQKVVLITGCSSGIGLRMAVMLAKDEQKRYHVIATMRDLKRKDKLVEAAGDAYEKTLSLAVLDVCDDASVKQCINGIKDRHVDVLINNAGIGLVGPLESIPIEEMKKVFETNFFGVIRMIKEVMPDMKKRKAGHIIVVSSVMGLQGVVFNDVYAASKFAMEGFCESLAVQLLKFNVTLSMIEPGPVHTEFEAKMIQDVRQKEYPGADSDTVHYFKNVYLPSSVDIFETLGQTPDDIARCTKKVIEASSPRFRNLTNPLYTPIVALKYADETGGLSVHAFYHMLFNLGPLMHVSMTAMKYLTCGCLRSRTVSPN; from the exons ATGGCGAGTCCTGGGCAGAAAGTGGTGCTGATCACCGGCTGCTCCTCGGGCATCGGCTTGAGGATGGCCGTGATGCTAGCCAAAGATGAACAGAAGCGCTACCATG TCATAGCTACCATGCGAGACTTGAAGCGCAAAGACAAGCTTGTGGAGGCGGCCGGCGATGCCTACGAGAAGACGCTCTCTCTGGCTGTGCTGGACGTGTGCGACGATGCATCCGTCAAACAGTGCATCAACGGCATCAAAGATCGCCATGTTGACGTCCTCA tcaacaaCGCGGGCATCGGCCTGGTGGGCCCCTTGGAGAGCATCCCTATAGAGGAGATGAAGAAAGTGTTTGAGACCAACTTCTTTGGCGTGATCAGGATGATCAAGGAGGTGATGCCTGATATGAAGAAAAGGAAAGCAGGGCACATCATTGTGGTCAGCAGTGTCATGGGACTCCAAG GAGTGGTGTTCAACGACGTCTATGCAGCTTCTAAGTTTGCCATGGAAGGTTTCTGTGAGAGTTTGGCAGTGCAGCTGTTGAAGTTTAACGTCAC GTTATCAATGATCGAACCTGGCCCGGTCCACACTGAGTTTGAAGCGAAAATGATTCAAGACGTGAGGCAGAAAGAGTATCCCGGAGCCGACTCGGACACGGTGCATTACTTCAAGAACGTCTACCTCCCGTCTTCTGTGGACATCTTTGAGACGCTGGGACAAACGCCAGATGACATTGCGAGA TGCACCAAGAAGGTGATTGAAGCCAGCAGCCCGCGTTTCCGCAACCTGACCAACCCCTTGTACACGCCCATCGTGGCATTAAAATACGCCGACGAAACAGGAGGCCTGTCGGTCCATGCCTTCTACCACATGCTCTTCAACCTGGGCCCGCTCATGCACGTTAGCATGACCGCCATGAAGTACCTCACCTGTGGATGTCTGAGGAGCCGCACTGTTTCGCCAAACTAA